In Xyrauchen texanus isolate HMW12.3.18 chromosome 35, RBS_HiC_50CHRs, whole genome shotgun sequence, one DNA window encodes the following:
- the LOC127629007 gene encoding GPI transamidase component PIG-T-like, protein MVIRPLHSGDIYASFQFRTLWDTDFLQERKTVSHYWLFPKSLGQVLSKFSVQELHISSTQGFWRTMQWGQPFIPSPPGAELWVWFHHTVTDVYGNWKELTNVLSGIFCASLNFIDSTNTGQPSAGLRNATDHRFLRYATLPCEIVCTENLTPWKKLLPCGSKAGLAVLMKSEKLFHSSFHSQTVHIRPLCQDALCTNTAWELRQTLSVMFDL, encoded by the exons ATGGTGATCCGACCACTGCACTCCGGAGACATCTATGCCAGCTTTCAGTTCCGTACACTGTGGGACACTGATTTTCTGCAAGAGAGAAAGACAG TTTCCCATTACTGGCTGTTCCCTAAATCCCTCGGCCAAGTGCTCTCCAAGTTTTCCGTGCAGGAGCTGCACATCTCCTCCACCCAGGGCTTCTGGAGAACCATGCAGTGGGGGCAGCCCTTCATCCCCTCTCCACCTGGAGCAGAGCTTTGGGTGTGGTTCCATCATACAGTCACTGA TGTGTATGGAAACTGGAAAGAGCTTACAAATGTGCTCTCTGGAATCTtctgtgcatctctgaacttcaTTGATTCAACCAACACAGGACAGCCCAGTGCTGGGCTGAGAAACG CTACAGATCACCGTTTTTTGCGTTATGCAACATTGCCCTGTGAAATCGTATGCACTGAGAATCTGACCCCCTGGAAGAAGCTTCTCCCTTGTGGTTCTAAG GCTGGTCTGGCCGTGCTGATGAAGTCAGAGAAGCTGTTTCACAGCAGTTTCCACTCTCAGACGGTTCACATCAGACCTCTCTGTCAG GATGCGCTGTGCACCAATACAGCATGGGAGCTGAGACAAACCCTCAGTGTGATGTTTGATCTCTAA